CTGGACGTGGCGCTGCGCGGGCGCGAGAGCGGCCCGGCCCACAGCGTCACCAGCACCAGCTACCTCACGGCCGACCTGCTCGGCACCCAGGCTTCGCTGTTCGTGCGCAGCGGCCAGGGCGCGCGCCTGAACCTGGCGCGGCACGACCCGGGCGCCGGCCTGCTCGGCCCCTTGCGGGCGCGCACCGCGCAGGTGGGCAGCATGGCCGTGCCGGGGGCGGCCAACATCAGCCTGGGCAGCACGCCCGGGAACGGCGTGCTGGTGTCGAACCGCCTGCCCGGCCTGCCCGCCCGCTTCGACCGCCACAACCTGCAGGGCGACCTGCCGCCCGGCTGGGACGTGGAACTGTATTTCAATGACGCGCTGGTGGGCTTCCAGCAGGCACGCGCGGACGGGCGCTACAGTTTTGACGGCCAGCCACTCATCTATGGCGCCAACGAATTCCGCCTGGTTTTTCACGGGCCGCTGGGCCAGGTCCGGATCGAGCGCCACACCTTCCTGCTCGAGCACTCCATGCTCGCGCCGGGCCAGTTCGACTACAGTGTGAGTGCCCAGCGCGACGAACAGGGCAGCGCCACGCGCATGGGCGCGCAGGTCGACTACGGGCTGCACCGGCGCCTGGCCGCCAGCGGCACGCTGATGCGCATGCCCCATGGCGGCCGCTCGCACACCTACGCCCAGCTTGGCCTGCACGCCTACCTTGACAGCGTGATCGTCAGCGCGGCGCTGGCGCGCGACCTCGGCCAGGGCCACCTGGGCCAGCTGGCGCTCAAGACCCGGATCGGCAACCTGGCCGTGGGCGCCAGCCATGCGCGCCTGCGGCGCTTTGAGAGCGAGCTGTATCCGGCCATGGCCGATCCGGTCGTGGCCCGCAGCGAGATGAGGATAGACGGCCAGCTCGGCATGCTGCCGCTGGCCGTGCACGCGCGGCGCGATGGCCTGGCGTCCGGTGCGCGCCACCAGGACGTGCATGCCCGCATCTCCGCCTACCGCTACAGCACCGCCGTCAGCGGCGCACTGCGCTGGCAGTCGCTGGCCGGCGTACGCCAGGCCGACGCGCTGCTGCAGGCGACGCGCCGGGTGGCCGGGATCGGCCTGAGCGGCCAGCTGCAATACCTGCTCAAGCCCGAGCCGCGCGTGAGCACCCTGGCGCTCTCGGCCGACAGGCACCTGGCCGAGGGCTACCTGGCCAGCGCAGGCATCATGCGCAGCTTTGTCGATCCCCACACCACCTTCAGCGCCGGCCTGACCAAGAGCATGGGCCGCTTCGGCATGGGGCTCACGGCGTCCTACACCAGCGGCGCGCGCTACAGCGTGGG
This region of Massilia sp. PAMC28688 genomic DNA includes:
- a CDS encoding collagen binding domain-containing protein, whose protein sequence is MNAWRALLAPLALVAAVAPATAQEAPDLLLEVRLGRHLLSDGMGAYQQGDDVLLPLGEVARLLTLAIRSSAADGQASGYILHEERGFHLDLAARVVVQGTRRQSFDAALVRRTADELYVPSRLLATWLPVDFALDLSTLVLTVSAREKLPLQARLEREERPQARSTGSIAGAGFPLAPAPYRALSLPFIDQTLDVALRGRESGPAHSVTSTSYLTADLLGTQASLFVRSGQGARLNLARHDPGAGLLGPLRARTAQVGSMAVPGAANISLGSTPGNGVLVSNRLPGLPARFDRHNLQGDLPPGWDVELYFNDALVGFQQARADGRYSFDGQPLIYGANEFRLVFHGPLGQVRIERHTFLLEHSMLAPGQFDYSVSAQRDEQGSATRMGAQVDYGLHRRLAASGTLMRMPHGGRSHTYAQLGLHAYLDSVIVSAALARDLGQGHLGQLALKTRIGNLAVGASHARLRRFESELYPAMADPVVARSEMRIDGQLGMLPLAVHARRDGLASGARHQDVHARISAYRYSTAVSGALRWQSLAGVRQADALLQATRRVAGIGLSGQLQYLLKPEPRVSTLALSADRHLAEGYLASAGIMRSFVDPHTTFSAGLTKSMGRFGMGLTASYTSGARYSVGLQLFAAIGPAPQGRWLIDAAPLAGSGHARARVFLDRDSDGIMGKEDTPIAGAGFLVNGGTHLVRTGADGAAWLGRLPPHQYTDIAIDPATLEDPQWQPRARGVRIVPRPGSTHTVDFAVGLTGEIDGSAYLAPRPGPAGIDPGTRRAAGDLEVELLDAAQRVVASVRTGADGYYILPAIAPGRYQLRISPAQLARLKLAAPPPHAIYIDQQANFVNGKDFVLVPE